The DNA region tggatacgtcgattgatcgcctgctgttcccatcactcaggtttgaccctttttattacgctgtgctttgtgtttgtgttcagtatgtcttgtgttcactacaggttccagagtcgactcacctacgactcgctccagtttgaaggcctcaacatcagcgcgggggagctgaagcggcagatcatgaggagcaagaggctgaagttctgccagctgaagatcagcaacgcccagactgatgaaggtgagttgaggaaaagacacttcaactgttctacgctaacattagatgcgttacatcagacacttctggaagctgtaaggtggtgctgatgctgacatgtagggatgttttggctgttttaaaaggctaatggctctcaaagtataccgtgctccataattatgtgctgattctgattttattttgctgtcagaatacacagatgatgctctcatccctaaaaacacgtcggtcatcatcagacggatccctgcggcgggactgaagtcctcaaacagaagatttgttgggtaagtgctgtgaaatgagcacacgcgtcctctgttagatgttatatgaagactcctggtctgtccctggtgttttagtcacacaagctcctttgttttgcagacatcaagctggacgctggcgtgaaccttcacctagagctgatccttcactcctctcactggagcagttgttgaaggtattgaacaaatgaatagcacaatagcaatgtaaagcacacaatatacgcacacgcactcagcttcttagggagatttgagattgtttgaagggttgagggtgaaaaagattcaaatgtgcaaatgcctgtgaaacagactgagaatctggctgaggcaaaggcgtcagaggaggacaagctgaaagcggtgatgtaccagtccagcctgtgctactactccagcaggtgagcgttcagacactgacaggtttgctttgtgagagatgtctgagctgattctcatggttctgatgttcactagtgaggccatgaggctgcttgggatcccgggacaccacattaggcactgccccactaatgtggtaactgggttttccaagctcacggttgctgtgaacttgagctcttgtcctcatcagtcagattgtttgctcagagtttgactgtcactcctcaattcacagggcagccgctccgcgccgcacaagcgcatccggaagagcacagggattccccgcagcttcctgttggaggtggacgacccagaccgaaagggagtcatgatagacggcagcggccgatacgtcattcccatcatagacgcgtgagtaaactgtacttggcatagccgcatgttctagtgtttgtccaaatctcacatgatgtctgcttgtgtgtgtttgcgctcgatctgttcagtgaggcctatgctgctgagaagagaaagaggccgtccttctcctgccagaccgagcctttgccctcctcgtcctcagcaggtgcggcatcttcggtccgggacgccggagggaaacggtcccgctccccatcttcaccagagacgcgcggcgaccagaagagaccacgtcgctgagagaccttcatccaagagacctggagccgacgtgtaaatattgtacatagtttattaataaaagataataaagattatagccgcatgaactgtgtggactggttaaccttcactccagcagtgcaacacacacatacacacacacacacacacacacacacacgaatgaattcataaacacaatatcatgaagttttgctttaatttaggaaaagagaaactcttctgggctaaaatctgatgggtttttttcagcgttcttacttcagtctttaatgtcaggtgatccttcaaatgtcagtgtaaagtgttgagtacactattagtgctcagtcgtgtttttcatagttaccagtgccgatggagttttttgaagcgtcatattctgctggaaacgtttcatttgaatggtaatgtcccataagcggaggtcttgtgagtaacttcacaagtcggtcaaagtctacaccggtgacaagctcatctactcccagaacctgctactctctacctacacgttgtcagctgatgtttcaaaacctcaacactcgcatacagaacagcctcagcgtctgcaccacttatcggcactagctgcaagtctacaccccctctgtccagaagtgagcacagcctcttggtaccatcccagcaagcatttttttggggtgtttaaaggtgccaactgaccatcaaaagtaaaaatgactcattttatctcatcccaacagggaaaccaccaacaataaagaatgagttactatctggtgtcatggctttgcaattaaaacaagtttagttataatggaggtcattgggggcaaaaaacagccacttgaacaatatgaacaatacataagggttaaaagtctaatagacggcttggttaaaaccaggctaaatctaggctgtcagtgagtgtgcacccctaaccccgcctctcacagtgacctcactagctccgctgagtgctttgtgtctcagattgcatgcaagtctgcagccagatactgctggaagctagtcatcaaatacacaggaacgaatgactacacgtgtcaatctgtctattaaactatctaatctgtctagtcagtcttttattatcttttatatgcaaaaatattcattcataaaaacatatgtatatatgaacactgggtcaaatagggtccgtgcattttaaatctaataacaaaattaacccaatgttggttttgtccatatttaaatgaacgtgtgtaaacgcacgctttgatcaaaccttttattccccttgatgatattgtgctttttttttcccctcaatgccctccaaagtttcaatgtttggccgtgtctgccatatctgttttgtttaaaaaaaaaaaaaggaatgcatcggttcctgcatgtagaattcagaaatctcatggcattgaaagaaaactggcagcagttgagtgccgaggtcaaaggtcagatgagcaggcatcacacctgataaacacctggggcaactgtacagtaaaaaaaaacaaaaacaacaagattaagaaatattgctttaatttgagagagacaaaaaaaactcttccgtgttaaaatttgatgttcctccagcgttcttacgtcagtctttaatgtcaggtgatccttcaaatgtcagtgtaaattgttgagtgtaccattagtgctcagtcgtgtttttcatagttaccagtgccgatggagtttttttttttagagcgtcatattctgctggaaaagtttcattttaatggtaatatgccatgagcggaggtgtatgagtaacttcacaagttgaccatagtctagagcgatgacatgctcatctactcccagaacctggcagaacgaaatgttgcagctcgtccggtcttcaatgatgagcccaaaagaggccacttcacagagccggcccaaggcttaagagaactgagaggcaggacaagatggcgggctggacttggttaactttagattttacacaaatctcattgttttgtttttcacctaaaatagtaattaaaacatccaagatgtgttttgcctcatcaaaatgtggaatttgatcagcaaactactcattctaagacaactatgccttgggctaaatgacttggcttcaagtacgatgccacacgattcagaaatgaaggtacagactgcacaaacagataaacgacatgatgcatctcatttcaccacaactaaaggcagcgacaaaaaaaaagtcaagctctcacgatgatgacatttctcatgcaaccctttagcaagcctacatagtatttatgcctaaaagtcactgcatgggtaaataagaaacaagcaacacacacacacacacatatatatatatatatatatatatatccatgggccactgtaaagtaatatggttctgtcataacgttttgaatgaaaatctgcatttggataagacacctttagtatagttttgattttaaggcataataaagatcaaatgcaagtacgagtggatttacattgaaaatttcaaacgcatcaagaaaaccatgtgctaaggaaatttcaaaccatttggaacgcacagagacgagcttttgtgcaaaaatgaacttaaaggtgcctttaaaaaagtgtcaaagtacttttgaaaacaaaaaagcaaacccccaataggtggcagcaagaggccgctttatttgagtaaagcattgaacgattcattcagccaaagaagccaataggatgaacggacagttgaatcaatccctgaatcatcgactcacccgagtcttcttggcgaaggcctgaatcgttcgtgcagggaaacgtcgctgtgtattattcagagatggccaactgttctgctgtttattttattatacttatcgcaatgattttactactactatcaataaaattaatattaataatgataatattgccggaagttgtacagcgcatgcgtcacgtgttcatcatcagcatccatgacaaccgtcctgtggctgttgtttgaatctcgctgtgtcgattggcatctgatctctgcgtcctccgtgacaatttttccagattatcgatattattgatcgttggatacgtcgattgatcgcctgctgttcccatcactcaggtttgaccctttttattacgctgtgctttgtgtttgtgttcagtatgtcttgtgttcactacaggttccagagtcgactcacctacgactcgctccagttaaggcctcaacatcagcgcgggggagctgaagcggcagatcatgaggagcaagaggctgaagttctgccagctgaagatcagcaacgcccagactgatgaaggtgagttgaggaaaagacacttcaactgttctacgctaacattagatgcgttacatcagacacttctggaagctgtaaggtggtgctgatgctgacatgtagggatgttttggctgttttaaaaggctaatggctctcaaagtataccgtgctccataattatgtgctgattctgattttattttgctgtcagaatacacagatgatgctctcatccctaaaaacacgtcggtcatcatcagacggatccctgcggcgggactgaagtcctcaaacagaagatttgttgggtaagtgctgtgaaatgagcacacgcgtcctctgttagatgttatatgaagactcctggtctgtccctggtgttttagtcacacaagctcctttgttttgcagacatcaagctggacgctggcgtgaaccttcacctagagctgatccttcactcctctcactggagcagttgttgaaggtattgaacaaatgaatagcacaatagcaatgtaaagcacacaatatacgcacacgcactcagcttcttagggagatttgagattgtttgaagggttgagggtgaaaaagattcaaatgtgcaaatgcctgtgaaacagactgagaatctggctgaggcaaaggcgtcagaggaggacaagctgaaagcggtgatgtaccagtccagcctgtgctactactccagcaggtgagcgttcagacactgacaggtttgctttgtgagagatgtctgagctgattctcatggttctgatgttcactagtgaggccatgaggctgcttgggatcccgggacaccacattaggcactgccccactaatgtggtaactgggttttccaagctcacggttgctgtgaacttgagctcttgtcctcatcagtcagattgtttgctcagagtttgactgtcactcctcaattcacagggcagccgctccgcgccgcacaagcgcatccggaagagcacagggattccccgcagcttcctgttggaggtggacgacccagaccgaaagggagtcatgatagacggcagcggccgatacgtcattcccatcatagacgcgtgagtaaactgtacttggcatagccgcatgttctagtgtttgtccaaatctcacatgatgtctgcttgtgtgtgtttgcgctcgatctgttcagtgaggcctatgctgctgagaagagaaagaggccgtccttctcctgccagaccgagcctttgccctcctcgtcctcagcaggtgcggcatcttcggtccgggacgccggagggaaacggtcccgctccccatcttcaccagagacgcgcggcgaccagaagagaccacgtcgctgagagaccttcatccaagagacctggagccgacgtgtaaatattgtacatagtttattaataaaagataataaagattatagccgcatgaactgtgtggactggttaaccttcactccagcagtgcaacacacacacacacacacacacacacacgaatgaattcataaacacaatatcatgaagttttgctttaatttaggaaaagagaaactcttctgggctaaaatctgatgggtttttttcagcgttcttacttcagtctttaatgtcaggtgatccttcaaatgtcagtgtaaagtgttgagtacactattagtgctcagtcgtgtttttcatagttaccagtgccgatggagttttttgaagcgtcatattctgctggaaacgtttcatttgaatggtaatgtcccataagcggaggtcttgtgagtaacttcacaagtcggtcaaagtctacaccggtgacaagctcatctactcccagaacctgctactctctacctacacgctgtcagctgatgtttcaaaacctcaacactcgcatacagaacagcctcagcgtctgcaccacttatcggcactagctgcaagtctacaccccctctgtccagaagtgagcacagcctcttggtaccatcccagcaagcatttttttggggtgtttaaaggtgccaactgaccatcaaaagtaaaaatgactcattttatctcatcccaacagggaaaccaccaacaataaagaatgagttactatctggtgtcatggctttgcaattaaaacaagtttagttataatggaggtcattgggggcaaaaaacagccacttgaacaatatgaacaatacataagggttaaaagtcta from Danio rerio strain Tuebingen ecotype United States chromosome 8, GRCz12tu, whole genome shotgun sequence includes:
- the LOC141375737 gene encoding E3 ubiquitin-protein ligase RBBP6-like isoform X1, producing MRSKRLKFCQLKISNAQTDEEYTDDALIPKNTSVIIRRIPAAGLKSSNRRFVGHQAGRWREPSPRADPSLLSLEQLLKTENLAEAKASEEDKLKAVMYQSSLCYYSSSEAMRLLGIPGHHIRHCPTNVGSRSAPHKRIRKSTGIPRSFLLEVDDPDRKGVMIDGSGRYVIPIIDAEAYAAEKRKRPSFSCQTEPLPSSSSAGAASSVRDAGGKRSRSPSSPETRGDQKRPRR
- the LOC141375692 gene encoding E3 ubiquitin-protein ligase RBBP6-like isoform X2 — protein: MSCVHYRFQSRLTYDSLQFEGLNISAGELKRQIMRSKRLKFCQLKISNAQTDEEYTDDALIPKNTSVIIRRIPAAGLKSSNRRFVGHQAGRWREPSPRADPSLLSLEQLLKTENLAEAKASEEDKLKAVMYQSSLCYYSSRAAAPRRTSASGRAQGFPAASCWRWTTQTERES
- the LOC141375692 gene encoding E3 ubiquitin-protein ligase RBBP6-like isoform X1 — protein: MSCVHYRFQSRLTYDSLQFEGLNISAGELKRQIMRSKRLKFCQLKISNAQTDEEYTDDALIPKNTSVIIRRIPAAGLKSSNRRFVGHQAGRWREPSPRADPSLLSLEQLLKTENLAEAKASEEDKLKAVMYQSSLCYYSSSEAMRLLGIPGHHIRHCPTNVGSRSAPHKRIRKSTGIPRSFLLEVDDPDRKGVMIDGSGRYVIPIIDAEAYAAEKRKRPSFSCQTEPLPSSSSAGAASSVRDAGGKRSRSPSSPETRGDQKRPRR
- the LOC141375737 gene encoding E3 ubiquitin-protein ligase RBBP6-like isoform X2 gives rise to the protein MRSKRLKFCQLKISNAQTDEEYTDDALIPKNTSVIIRRIPAAGLKSSNRRFVGHQAGRWREPSPRADPSLLSLEQLLKTENLAEAKASEEDKLKAVMYQSSLCYYSSRAAAPRRTSASGRAQGFPAASCWRWTTQTERES